In a genomic window of Gloeocapsopsis dulcis:
- a CDS encoding Mo-dependent nitrogenase C-terminal domain-containing protein, producing MNFTLTTLPLSLLHIVQKWLNSIEVCDPKVAQFICKLIPAHCPFERKIYFFNRLIIYIPPLCHFNPVYQQLISLRLRALSYLFEIEE from the coding sequence ATGAATTTTACCTTAACTACCTTACCTCTTAGTTTATTACATATCGTTCAAAAATGGTTGAATTCAATTGAAGTTTGCGATCCAAAGGTTGCTCAATTTATTTGTAAACTTATTCCAGCCCATTGCCCTTTTGAACGAAAAATATATTTTTTTAATCGTTTGATAATTTACATTCCGCCCTTATGTCATTTCAATCCTGTCTATCAACAGTTAATTTCTCTTCGGCTTAGAGCACTGTCTTATTTATTTGAAATCGAGGAATAA
- the bchB gene encoding ferredoxin:protochlorophyllide reductase (ATP-dependent) subunit B encodes MKLAYWMYAGPAHIGTLRIASSFKNVHAIMHAPLGDDYFNVMRSMLERERNFTPVTASIVDRNVLARGSQEKVVDNITRKDAEEHPDLIVLTPTCTSSILQEDLNNFVERASIEAKADVMLADVNHYRVNELQAADRTLDQIVQYYINKARRKGELPTSKTEKPSVNIIGSSTLGFHNQHDCTELKRLMADLGITVNAVIPEGASVHELKNLPRAWFNLVPYRELGLMTAHYLEKEFRMPYVDITPMGVVETARCIRKIQQVINAQGADVDYEEFIENQTLYVSQAAWFSRSIDCQNLTGKKAVVFGDNTHAAAMTKILAREMGIHVVWAGTYCKYDADWFREQVSEYCDEVIISDDNGAIGDAIARVEPSAIFGTQMERHVGKRLNIPCGVIAAPIHIQNFPIGYKPFLGYEGTNQVADLVYNSFTLGMEDHLLEIFGGHDTKEVITKGISADSDLSWNKEAQAELNKVPGFVRGKVKRNTEKFARDRGLSEITLEVMYAAKEAVGA; translated from the coding sequence ATGAAATTGGCTTACTGGATGTATGCAGGTCCAGCCCACATTGGTACGCTGCGCATCGCCAGTTCGTTTAAGAATGTCCACGCTATTATGCACGCCCCATTGGGCGACGACTACTTCAATGTAATGCGCTCGATGTTAGAGCGTGAAAGAAATTTTACTCCAGTAACTGCGAGTATTGTCGATCGCAACGTGCTAGCGCGTGGTTCTCAAGAAAAAGTAGTAGACAACATCACCCGCAAAGATGCAGAAGAACATCCCGATTTGATTGTGCTGACGCCGACTTGTACATCAAGCATTCTGCAAGAAGATTTAAATAACTTTGTCGAACGCGCCTCAATTGAAGCAAAAGCCGATGTGATGCTAGCGGATGTCAATCACTATCGCGTTAACGAATTACAAGCGGCAGATCGGACACTCGATCAAATTGTACAGTACTACATCAACAAAGCCCGTCGCAAAGGCGAATTACCGACAAGTAAAACTGAAAAGCCTTCAGTCAATATTATTGGTAGTTCTACCCTTGGTTTTCACAATCAGCATGATTGTACTGAGTTAAAGCGACTTATGGCTGACTTGGGTATTACAGTTAATGCGGTAATTCCTGAAGGTGCTTCGGTTCATGAATTAAAGAATTTGCCCCGCGCTTGGTTTAACTTGGTACCATATCGCGAACTCGGTTTAATGACAGCGCATTACCTCGAAAAAGAATTTAGGATGCCGTATGTAGATATTACACCGATGGGTGTAGTAGAGACAGCCCGATGCATTCGTAAGATTCAGCAGGTAATTAACGCGCAAGGTGCTGATGTTGACTACGAAGAGTTTATTGAAAACCAAACGTTGTATGTTTCGCAAGCGGCGTGGTTCTCACGTTCAATTGACTGTCAAAACTTAACGGGTAAAAAAGCTGTCGTGTTTGGCGATAATACTCATGCGGCAGCGATGACGAAGATTTTGGCACGAGAAATGGGCATTCACGTTGTTTGGGCAGGAACTTACTGCAAATACGATGCAGATTGGTTCCGCGAACAGGTAAGTGAATATTGCGATGAAGTGATTATTAGCGATGATAACGGCGCGATTGGGGATGCGATCGCCCGCGTAGAACCATCGGCGATTTTTGGTACGCAAATGGAACGTCACGTTGGTAAGCGGTTAAATATCCCTTGTGGTGTCATTGCTGCGCCGATCCACATTCAAAACTTCCCCATTGGTTATAAGCCTTTCTTGGGTTACGAAGGCACAAACCAAGTTGCCGACTTGGTCTACAATTCCTTTACTTTGGGAATGGAAGATCACTTGCTAGAAATTTTCGGCGGACACGATACCAAAGAAGTGATTACCAAGGGAATTTCTGCAGATTCAGACTTGAGTTGGAACAAAGAAGCG
- the rph gene encoding ribonuclease PH yields MSWQRPDNRQSHQMRPHSFELGFTRFATASVLAKCGDTQVLCNVSIQPGVPRFLADTGRGWLTAEYRMLPSATPQRQEREFMRLSGRTQEIQRLIGRSLRAALDFEALGERTVTVDADVLQADAGTRTTAISGGFVALAHAMNKLLQQGVLTRSPIIHQIAAVSVGLLQGEPFLDLNYVEDVAAEVDFNVVMNENLGIIEVQGTAESGTFSRTQMNQIMDFAQKGIQELLEAQRQALSTVKS; encoded by the coding sequence ATGTCCTGGCAACGTCCAGATAATCGACAATCGCACCAAATGCGTCCTCATAGCTTTGAGCTTGGCTTTACGCGCTTTGCGACTGCATCAGTCCTTGCAAAATGTGGCGACACTCAAGTGTTATGTAACGTTTCAATTCAGCCAGGAGTCCCCAGATTTTTAGCTGACACAGGACGAGGTTGGTTAACCGCAGAATATCGGATGTTGCCTAGCGCAACTCCCCAACGGCAAGAACGCGAATTTATGCGACTCTCAGGACGTACCCAAGAAATTCAACGACTGATTGGACGTAGCTTACGCGCTGCCCTCGATTTTGAAGCATTGGGAGAACGGACAGTCACAGTTGATGCAGATGTGTTGCAGGCAGATGCTGGTACTCGAACTACGGCAATTAGTGGCGGATTTGTTGCTCTGGCGCACGCGATGAATAAATTATTGCAGCAGGGAGTCTTAACGCGATCGCCAATCATTCATCAGATAGCTGCAGTTTCGGTAGGATTGTTGCAAGGTGAGCCTTTCTTAGATTTAAACTACGTTGAAGATGTCGCTGCCGAAGTTGATTTTAATGTGGTCATGAACGAAAATCTCGGCATCATTGAAGTCCAAGGAACGGCAGAATCAGGGACTTTTAGCCGCACCCAAATGAACCAAATTATGGACTTTGCCCAAAAAGGTATTCAGGAATTACTAGAAGCACAGCGCCAAGCTCTTAGTACGGTTAAGTCTTAA
- a CDS encoding P-loop NTPase family protein translates to MVAQLENPALSPTSSPLYPVEGLVQVFTCSHRSFFTNVMAQALRIAGQGTPVLVVQFLKGGINQGHKHPIQLGQHLDWIRCDLPRYIDTPQLDEAENQSLHQLWQHTQQVVLEGKYSLVVLDELSLAINFGLIGLEEVLALLDQRPTHVDIILTGPEMPPSLLDVADQITQVRRSDRP, encoded by the coding sequence ATGGTTGCCCAGCTTGAAAATCCAGCCCTTAGTCCCACTAGCAGTCCACTTTATCCGGTTGAGGGATTGGTACAAGTGTTTACTTGTTCGCACCGCAGTTTCTTTACGAACGTGATGGCGCAAGCTTTACGAATTGCTGGACAAGGAACTCCAGTTTTAGTGGTGCAGTTCCTCAAAGGTGGCATCAATCAAGGACACAAGCATCCGATACAGTTAGGGCAGCATTTAGACTGGATTCGCTGCGACTTACCACGCTACATCGATACACCCCAGTTGGATGAAGCAGAAAATCAATCGTTACATCAGTTGTGGCAACATACGCAGCAAGTTGTATTAGAGGGCAAATACTCTTTAGTTGTTTTAGATGAGTTGAGTTTAGCGATTAACTTCGGTTTGATTGGGCTAGAAGAAGTCTTAGCTTTGCTAGACCAACGCCCAACACATGTAGATATTATTCTTACAGGACCAGAAATGCCGCCATCTCTGCTCGATGTTGCAGATCAAATTACTCAAGTGCGCAGAAGCGATCGCCCATAA
- the dcd gene encoding dCTP deaminase, producing MAQKGMISPFEPTLIRQLQETVSARPVISYGLSSYGYDIRLSPVEFRIFRHIPGTIIDPKNFNPQNLEPTQLHTDSNGSYFILPAHSYGLGVALERLAVPENITVICIGKSTYARCGIIANLTPAEAAWRGHLTLEFSNSSSADCRIYANEGVVQLLFLEGEPCATSYETRKGKYQDQQQVVTLAKV from the coding sequence ATGGCACAGAAGGGTATGATTTCGCCTTTTGAGCCTACTTTAATTCGACAACTACAGGAGACTGTATCAGCAAGACCTGTGATTAGCTATGGTCTATCTTCCTATGGCTACGATATTCGGCTTTCACCAGTGGAGTTTCGTATCTTTCGCCATATTCCTGGAACGATTATCGATCCTAAAAATTTTAATCCGCAGAATTTAGAACCAACGCAACTGCATACAGATAGTAACGGCAGTTATTTTATTTTGCCTGCACATTCTTATGGTTTAGGAGTTGCACTAGAAAGATTAGCAGTTCCAGAGAATATTACAGTTATCTGCATTGGAAAAAGCACATACGCACGTTGCGGTATTATAGCCAACCTAACTCCTGCTGAAGCTGCATGGCGCGGTCATTTGACTTTAGAATTTTCTAATTCTTCGAGTGCAGATTGTCGCATTTATGCTAATGAAGGTGTAGTGCAATTACTCTTTTTAGAGGGGGAACCCTGCGCGACGAGTTATGAAACTCGCAAAGGTAAATATCAAGATCAGCAGCAAGTTGTGACGTTGGCTAAAGTGTAA
- a CDS encoding thymidylate synthase, with amino-acid sequence MAGTTQIHQYKPLYKPNQLLYGTGQTAVVTGWTLKQAIAKKLDSHEYAVIGQLYSPTRGISFLIRNLLANPHVRFLVVLNATKEDKNAGAGTCLLDFFRYGFEKGYSDTGRETWVIRSKITGYIDIEVAAEALEKLRQAIAYQEASSINEAVSYVQAHASRNNVLPWGVPLEFPITEVEPTVLPGVRYGHRIEGKTIAETWVKIIHRIKTTGTIRPTGYDGQWQELIDLIAIVTDEPEDFYFPEPNYLPCSKNFIQEYVSQILDDAPYQEGVKYTYGQRLRSHFGRDQIEQVIQKLIADIDSARAVMSLWDVEDHEDNSSPPCLNHIWVRVVENELSLTATFRSNDMFSAWAANAMGLRALQQHIRNEIANRSQHKLQIGPLITISQSAHIYSDCWENAEQVIQTQYPKVCQQREYNDPSGSFVINIQNNQIIVENMTPGTGEVVNCYSGKSATQLYRQIAAACPGLQVEHAMYLGTELQKAEIALSLQQDIYQQDKPFSTSQK; translated from the coding sequence ATGGCAGGAACTACACAGATTCATCAGTACAAACCACTATATAAACCTAACCAGTTGCTTTATGGTACTGGACAAACCGCAGTTGTGACAGGATGGACTTTGAAACAGGCGATCGCCAAAAAACTCGATTCCCACGAATATGCTGTGATTGGACAGCTGTATTCTCCGACACGCGGTATTAGTTTCCTAATTCGCAATTTACTTGCTAACCCTCACGTCCGCTTTTTAGTCGTACTCAACGCTACAAAAGAAGATAAAAACGCTGGTGCGGGAACCTGTCTTTTAGACTTTTTTCGTTATGGATTCGAGAAAGGTTACAGCGATACTGGGCGGGAAACTTGGGTCATTCGCTCAAAAATTACAGGTTATATTGATATCGAAGTTGCGGCGGAAGCACTCGAAAAATTACGACAAGCGATCGCCTATCAAGAAGCTAGTTCAATTAACGAAGCTGTATCTTACGTGCAGGCTCATGCTTCGAGAAACAATGTGTTACCGTGGGGAGTCCCTTTAGAATTTCCAATTACTGAAGTTGAACCGACTGTTTTACCAGGAGTGCGTTACGGTCATCGAATTGAAGGGAAAACCATTGCCGAAACTTGGGTAAAAATAATTCATCGCATCAAAACGACTGGTACAATTCGACCCACAGGGTACGACGGACAATGGCAAGAATTAATTGACTTAATAGCGATCGTCACCGATGAACCTGAAGATTTCTATTTTCCTGAACCGAATTATTTACCATGTAGTAAAAATTTTATTCAAGAATACGTTTCCCAAATTTTAGACGACGCACCATATCAAGAAGGCGTGAAATACACTTACGGACAAAGATTGCGATCGCACTTTGGACGCGATCAAATAGAACAAGTTATTCAAAAACTCATTGCAGATATTGACTCAGCTAGAGCCGTCATGTCTTTATGGGATGTAGAAGATCACGAAGATAATAGTAGCCCTCCTTGTCTTAATCATATTTGGGTAAGAGTAGTTGAAAATGAACTCTCTTTAACCGCAACTTTTCGGAGTAATGATATGTTTTCGGCGTGGGCTGCTAATGCAATGGGTTTAAGGGCTTTGCAACAGCATATTCGCAATGAAATTGCTAATCGTTCGCAACATAAATTACAAATAGGACCCTTAATTACGATTAGTCAAAGTGCGCATATATATTCCGATTGTTGGGAAAATGCAGAGCAAGTTATTCAAACTCAATACCCTAAAGTTTGTCAGCAACGAGAGTACAATGACCCTTCAGGTAGCTTTGTTATTAATATCCAAAATAACCAAATCATTGTCGAAAACATGACACCTGGAACCGGAGAAGTTGTCAACTGCTACTCTGGTAAATCAGCAACGCAACTTTATCGACAAATTGCAGCAGCTTGTCCAGGTTTACAAGTCGAACACGCGATGTATTTAGGAACCGAATTACAAAAAGCAGAAATAGCTCTATCCCTGCAACAAGATATCTATCAACAAGATAAACCATTTAGTACATCTCAAAAGTAA
- a CDS encoding HlyD family secretion protein, translating to MTNSSYSDSLPHINSDEFLPSVGRWSSLSGLILVGTIGVAVGLSAVMKYNVAVKANAVVRPAGELRVVHAEMEGTIRQIEVKENQKVRQGEAIAYLDDTKLQIQKSQLQGSIQQNQLQLTQLDTQVRLINSQSLAESHAIDRAVVAARAEVSRNESEYTEKSRSAQADFEEAQVALELATSEFDRYAQLAAQGAISQQQFVEKQSAVRTAEARLARTQALLAPSTASIHIAREEIAQQRARGSATLANLNREREALVQRRAEVQTQLIRDQKELEQVEREIERNIIRSTSNGVVFRLNLLNPSQVVRTGDTIAQIAPIDAPLVIKANIANQHVDKVVLGQSVSLRIEACPYTDYGTLKGRVTEISPDTSSNQSAVSDSSNTTQGTNNHSTYAVTIEPERSQFGSGQRQCQLQSGMEASASIISRQETFLQFVLRRLRILTDL from the coding sequence ATGACAAATAGCAGCTATTCAGATTCACTTCCTCACATCAACAGCGATGAATTTCTGCCCTCAGTCGGTCGCTGGTCTTCACTTAGTGGATTGATTCTAGTCGGTACAATCGGCGTTGCTGTCGGACTCTCTGCGGTGATGAAATACAATGTTGCCGTTAAAGCCAATGCTGTAGTTCGTCCGGCAGGTGAATTGCGAGTTGTGCACGCTGAAATGGAAGGAACAATTCGACAAATTGAGGTAAAAGAAAATCAAAAGGTGCGGCAAGGCGAAGCGATCGCCTATCTAGACGACACAAAATTACAAATTCAGAAAAGTCAACTGCAAGGCAGTATCCAGCAAAATCAGCTACAACTGACTCAACTCGATACTCAAGTGAGACTGATTAATTCGCAAAGTCTAGCCGAATCTCATGCAATTGATCGTGCTGTTGTTGCAGCCAGAGCTGAGGTGTCTCGTAACGAGAGTGAGTATACAGAAAAATCTCGCTCTGCCCAAGCAGATTTTGAAGAAGCGCAGGTTGCTTTGGAGCTAGCAACAAGTGAGTTTGATCGATATGCACAGCTTGCAGCACAAGGAGCAATTTCGCAACAGCAATTTGTGGAAAAACAATCAGCAGTACGAACTGCTGAAGCCAGGCTAGCACGAACACAAGCCTTACTAGCACCCAGTACAGCTTCTATTCATATTGCTAGAGAAGAAATTGCACAGCAGCGGGCACGAGGTTCTGCTACGCTAGCGAACCTCAATCGAGAGCGTGAAGCTTTAGTTCAACGGCGAGCCGAAGTTCAGACGCAACTTATCCGAGATCAAAAGGAACTAGAGCAAGTCGAGCGAGAGATAGAACGAAATATCATTCGCTCAACCAGTAATGGCGTTGTTTTTCGGCTCAATTTACTCAATCCCAGCCAGGTTGTTCGCACAGGTGATACTATTGCCCAAATTGCTCCAATTGATGCTCCTTTGGTTATTAAAGCTAACATCGCTAACCAGCATGTTGACAAAGTTGTTCTGGGGCAAAGTGTGTCCTTACGCATTGAGGCTTGCCCTTATACCGATTACGGAACATTGAAGGGTAGAGTGACAGAAATTTCACCCGATACGAGTTCAAATCAAAGTGCAGTTAGTGATAGTTCAAACACTACACAAGGAACTAATAATCACTCTACCTATGCAGTCACCATTGAGCCAGAGCGATCGCAATTTGGTAGTGGTCAACGGCAATGTCAGCTTCAGTCTGGCATGGAAGCTTCTGCCAGCATTATTTCTAGACAGGAAACTTTTCTCCAGTTTGTCTTAAGAAGACTCAGAATTTTAACTGATCTTTGA
- a CDS encoding peptidase domain-containing ABC transporter, which yields MKKKYPFIQQHGEEDCGAACLASVAKHYGLNMSLRHIRDLVGTGHNGTNLWGLQQGAAKLGFNTRAVKAAPELLDHLSEAPLPCVIHWNGNHWVVLYGKQGRKFVVVDPGIGVVYLSAQELTAGWKDWVMLLLEANPNRFNQSCDRQTANGIKQIATKTWSYRGILGQAIALNVVVGILSLASPILLQLLTDDVLAQGDFKFLNTLAIAVMVLILISSILELVQSYLITHFAQRLELSLILDFCKHILRLPLSFYETHRSGEIVSRLQDIQQINYLISQIIVNLPSQFFVAMVSLGLMLFYSWKLGVIALGVEIAMTFSVFILQPMLKQKTQRALMTDSENQGVLVETFKGALTLKTTTAMPQFWNEFQGRFSRLATLNLQTNQIAIVNSSFSSLVGQLGGISILWVGGLLVMNPAEQFTIGQLLAFKALSDNVTHFITTVINFVDELTRVQAATQRLAEVTATTPENENNTHKAVAKIPGNAAIVCSNISFDYPGRANLLADLSIQIPGGQVTAVIGQSGCGKSTLAKLLAGLHSLHSGNIRIGPYNQQDLSLDSLRQQVMLVPQEPHFWNRSILENFRLGAPEASFEEVVSACQIAGADEFISKLPNTYHTILGEFATNLSGGQRQRLAIARALIHNPAVLILDESTSGLDPVSEMELLDRLLQHRRGQTTILISHRPSVIQRSTWLVALENGCLKAQGTRLEVLTKADRYLESLYCADAHQPNGSVARAVY from the coding sequence ATGAAGAAGAAATACCCTTTTATTCAGCAGCATGGAGAAGAAGATTGCGGAGCTGCTTGTCTTGCTTCAGTTGCCAAACACTACGGCTTAAACATGAGTCTACGCCATATCCGCGACTTAGTGGGCACTGGACACAATGGCACCAATCTTTGGGGATTACAGCAAGGTGCAGCGAAACTTGGTTTTAACACTCGTGCAGTTAAAGCAGCACCAGAACTTCTCGATCACTTGTCAGAAGCACCTTTGCCATGTGTCATTCATTGGAATGGCAACCACTGGGTTGTTTTGTACGGTAAGCAAGGCAGAAAATTTGTCGTTGTCGATCCAGGAATTGGAGTTGTTTATCTCTCGGCTCAAGAGTTAACCGCTGGATGGAAAGATTGGGTGATGCTACTGCTAGAAGCAAATCCCAATCGTTTTAATCAATCTTGCGATCGCCAAACTGCAAATGGCATAAAGCAAATAGCCACAAAAACCTGGTCATATCGAGGAATTTTAGGGCAAGCGATCGCCCTGAACGTAGTCGTTGGCATTCTTTCTCTAGCCTCCCCTATTTTGCTGCAATTGCTAACCGATGATGTGCTGGCGCAAGGAGATTTTAAGTTTCTCAACACATTAGCGATCGCAGTTATGGTACTAATTCTAATTAGCAGCATTCTGGAATTAGTGCAATCTTATTTAATTACTCACTTTGCTCAACGGCTAGAGCTAAGCTTAATCCTAGACTTTTGCAAACATATTCTCCGCCTACCACTCAGCTTCTACGAGACACACCGGAGTGGTGAAATCGTCAGTCGTTTACAAGACATTCAACAAATCAATTACCTGATTTCTCAGATAATCGTCAATTTACCCAGTCAGTTTTTTGTCGCAATGGTTTCGTTGGGGCTAATGCTGTTTTATAGCTGGAAGCTAGGTGTTATTGCACTGGGAGTAGAGATCGCAATGACATTCTCTGTCTTTATTCTCCAACCCATGTTGAAACAGAAAACGCAACGGGCTTTGATGACAGATAGTGAAAATCAAGGTGTTTTAGTTGAAACTTTCAAAGGAGCATTAACGCTCAAAACCACAACAGCAATGCCTCAATTTTGGAACGAGTTTCAGGGACGGTTCAGCCGATTAGCCACTTTGAATTTGCAAACTAACCAAATTGCCATTGTAAATAGTAGTTTCTCTAGCTTAGTTGGTCAATTAGGGGGTATCAGCATATTGTGGGTCGGGGGATTGTTAGTCATGAACCCAGCAGAACAGTTCACGATTGGACAACTTCTGGCATTTAAGGCACTGAGCGACAATGTTACTCATTTCATTACCACCGTTATTAACTTTGTTGATGAATTGACTCGCGTTCAAGCAGCGACTCAACGCTTGGCAGAAGTCACGGCGACGACTCCTGAAAACGAAAACAATACTCACAAGGCTGTCGCCAAAATTCCAGGCAATGCGGCAATTGTCTGTAGCAACATCAGTTTTGACTACCCAGGGCGAGCCAATTTACTTGCAGATCTGTCAATTCAGATCCCTGGAGGGCAAGTGACAGCAGTCATCGGACAATCGGGCTGTGGTAAGAGTACACTTGCCAAATTGCTAGCAGGACTGCATTCTCTACACAGCGGCAATATTCGCATTGGTCCTTATAATCAGCAAGATTTATCACTCGATAGCTTGCGACAGCAGGTGATGTTAGTTCCTCAAGAACCCCACTTCTGGAACCGATCAATTTTAGAAAACTTCCGCTTAGGTGCACCTGAAGCTTCATTTGAAGAGGTTGTTAGTGCCTGTCAAATTGCGGGAGCCGATGAATTCATCAGTAAATTGCCTAATACGTACCACACCATTTTAGGTGAATTTGCCACAAATCTCTCTGGGGGACAGCGACAGCGACTGGCGATCGCCAGAGCATTGATTCACAATCCTGCTGTGCTGATCCTAGATGAATCAACCTCAGGGCTAGATCCAGTAAGCGAAATGGAGTTGTTAGATCGCTTGCTTCAGCATCGCCGTGGTCAAACCACTATTTTGATTAGTCATCGTCCTAGTGTAATTCAGCGATCAACTTGGCTTGTTGCCTTAGAGAACGGTTGCTTGAAAGCTCAGGGAACGCGATTGGAAGTGTTAACTAAAGCCGATCGCTATCTCGAATCACTCTATTGTGCTGATGCACATCAGCCTAATGGTTCAGTAGCTCGTGCCGTTTACTAA
- a CDS encoding nuclear transport factor 2 family protein produces MDLKETLMTLEEKFWEASSAANVDLIRSYLTDDALMVGTFGVLNKETTIAVNQGQPPFSFWHIENEPQILQLTADCAVILYKATAQREGREQFTVMMSSTYVNRKSWKLAFHHQTLLK; encoded by the coding sequence ATGGACTTGAAAGAAACTTTAATGACACTTGAGGAAAAGTTTTGGGAGGCTAGTTCTGCTGCAAACGTTGACTTGATTCGGAGTTATCTTACTGATGATGCTTTGATGGTAGGGACTTTTGGGGTATTGAACAAGGAAACTACGATCGCAGTAAATCAGGGACAACCACCGTTCTCCTTTTGGCACATTGAGAATGAGCCACAGATTTTGCAATTGACGGCAGATTGTGCCGTTATCCTTTATAAAGCAACTGCACAGCGCGAAGGACGCGAACAGTTCACAGTCATGATGAGTAGTACTTATGTGAACCGAAAATCATGGAAGCTAGCGTTCCATCACCAGACACTCCTGAAGTAA
- the trxA gene encoding thioredoxin, which translates to MLKNLLNTLKNQLLNGASNEEWIPIQIDPTAVDQFVEEVTKSDLPVLVDFWAPGCQPCEVLSPIVEKIATQYGNQLKFIKINVEKNFSVPMHYNLDCFPTLLIFRAGKVVEKIVGTVPEDVLTKVVRKHLAT; encoded by the coding sequence ATGCTAAAAAATCTTCTGAATACTCTCAAAAATCAACTCTTGAATGGTGCATCAAATGAAGAATGGATTCCAATTCAAATTGACCCTACAGCAGTTGATCAATTTGTAGAAGAAGTTACTAAAAGCGATCTACCAGTTTTAGTAGATTTTTGGGCACCTGGTTGTCAGCCGTGTGAGGTACTCTCCCCTATTGTAGAGAAGATCGCTACACAATATGGTAATCAACTGAAATTCATCAAAATTAACGTTGAGAAAAATTTCAGTGTTCCTATGCACTACAATCTTGACTGTTTTCCAACTCTTCTCATATTTAGGGCAGGAAAAGTAGTAGAAAAAATTGTGGGTACAGTGCCCGAAGATGTGTTAACGAAAGTTGTCCGCAAGCACTTAGCAACTTGA
- a CDS encoding thioredoxin family protein produces MVKTASTMLPLGTQAPNFELPDVVTGQTISLSSFAGKPLLLMFICQHCPFVKHVKSELANLSKDYANSDVGIVAISSNDINKYPDDAPEQLKAMVEETGFLFPVCFDESQEVAKAYTAACTPDFFLFDADHKLVYRGQLDDSRPSNGIPVTGKDLRAAIDALLMGKPIDSNQKPSIGCNIKWKPGNEPSYYG; encoded by the coding sequence ATGGTAAAGACTGCTTCAACAATGTTGCCGTTAGGAACTCAAGCACCAAACTTTGAGTTACCTGATGTTGTTACTGGACAGACAATTTCACTATCAAGTTTTGCTGGAAAGCCTCTGCTATTAATGTTTATTTGTCAGCACTGCCCATTTGTTAAGCACGTCAAGTCAGAACTCGCAAACTTAAGCAAAGACTACGCTAATAGCGATGTCGGAATCGTTGCGATTAGCTCTAACGATATCAATAAATACCCAGACGATGCACCGGAACAGTTAAAAGCAATGGTTGAGGAAACTGGATTTTTATTTCCTGTATGCTTTGACGAAAGCCAAGAAGTGGCAAAAGCTTATACTGCGGCTTGCACGCCAGATTTCTTTTTATTCGATGCTGATCACAAGTTAGTCTATCGCGGTCAGTTAGATGATAGCCGACCAAGTAACGGAATACCAGTTACTGGTAAAGATTTACGTGCAGCAATTGATGCATTATTGATGGGAAAACCGATTGATTCTAACCAAAAACCTAGTATTGGATGCAATATTAAGTGGAAGCCTGGTAATGAACCGAGTTACTATGGCTAG